Proteins from one Salinispora arenicola genomic window:
- a CDS encoding type I polyketide synthase yields MPEDQKLVEYFKRVTADLYETRERLREAEERDTEPIAIIGMACRFPGGVRSPEDLWQLVVDGVDAVSPFPADRGWDVDALYDPDPERTGTAYVREGGFLDAADAFDPVFFGISPREANAMDPQHRLLLTTGWEALERAGLDPTGLRGSRTGVFAGVTHNDYISRLGTAPEGYEGQLLTGGAVSVAAGRVSYTFGFEGPAVAIDTACSSSLVSLHLAARSLRSGESTLALAGGATVMATPSTFIEFSRQRGLAADGRCKPFDESADGTSMGEGAGWLVLERLSDAHRNGHEVLAVVRGSAINQDGASNGLTAPSGPSQQRLIRQALAGAGLAARQVDVVEAHGTGTALGDPIEAQSLLATYGRDRQRPLWIGSVKSNIGHAQAAAGVAGIIKTVMSMRHGVLPRTLHLQAPTSRVDWSAGSVEPLREAQPWPETGEPRRAGVSAFGASGTNAHIILEQASRPQVRAAAAAPPVVPVVPWVLSARSEQALRDQAQRLLTHVTVHPELSPADVGFALVTRRAGFEHRGVILGASRDDLSRGVAALAAGKTAPGVVTGRASNGLGVLFTGQGAQRARMGYELYQAFPVFAAAYDAACELLRPGLKDVVFAGGPELAGTGWAQPALFAFEVALFRLFESWGVRPDLVGGHSVGEIAAAHVAGMLSLQDAARLVSARAELMHALPSGGVMVAVSAPEDEVRGLLVERHGVDIAAVNGPAAVVLAGAAEPVGEVVGVLAGRGHKTRALTVSHAFHSPLMEPMLEEFAAVLRTLTFRQPAIGLVSMLSGTVGDPEMASPEYWVRHARATVRFADGIRAAADIGCDTFLELGPDAVLAGMGRECLPEAQWLPSVRANRPEVPHVLEAVARAAARGAPVDWVSWLPGARVADLPTYAFQEERFWLDDPNPRGDATALGLQATGHPLVTAEIALPAAESVLLTGRLSRHSHPWVADHSVADTVLVPGTALVELAFRAGEVAGCGRIEDLTFQTPLTMPVTGGMLLQVVVGAPGEGGVREVTVHSRPESAEDALEEEWTCHATGLLGPVATTVADASPGPWPPADAQPLAIGDFYPRLAEAGYHYGPAFQGLTSAWQRDDDVYAEVALPAAAAGDAGRFGIHPALLDAALHGMLAPTGERMTDHGPTRLPFAWTGVQLHAAGATAVRATLTTVSADSVAVRLYDATGGLVLTADSIVSREVTADQLTPSQARGHHRSLFRPEWVPFPVPGARAGEGRWASLGDTTVTRALSASGTPIRPLSSWRAVSDFVAGGATAPDVIVYALDGVTVAGDTVAAQVRSVTAEVLDVVQSWLADERFGATRMVVVTRNGVVVEGTETPDLVHAPLWGLLRSAQSENPDRLLLVDVDDTAESASLLSVVVTTAMAAGEPQVAVRAGQVSVARLARMPIGGLLDVPGGVWRLGVGEVGVLEGLVLEGVEVVALGVGEVRVAVRAGGVNFRDVLMALGVYPGEPSLGAEGAGVVVEVGPGVSGLGVGDRVFGVFGGAFGSVVVADRRGLVRIPCGWSFEQAAAVPVAFLTAWYGLVDLAGLRRGQSVLIHAAAGGVGMAAVQVARFLGAEVYATASPWKWGEVEALGVAGDRLASSRTLEFADRFPKVDVVLNSLTGEFVDASLGLLVSGGCFLEMGVADVREGVGVGYRPFQLLEAGYDRLGEMLVELVGLFSVGELVLPPVRVWDVRRAVEAFRFVSQARHVGKVVLRMPRVVDPDGTVLITGASGMLGGVAARYVVGRGVRRVLLVSRGGVSGELVAELRGAGAVVTVVECDVADRGVLAGVLAGVPVEHPLTAVVHTAGTLDDGVIGSLTPERLDTAMRPKVDGTVHLHELTADADLAVFAMYSSAAGVLGTPGQGGYNAANTFIDAFAAWRRGQGLPATSLAWGMWGPAGAMSGNLSAADQARMSRGGISPLGAEEGMALFDAALAADEPVAVPIRMNPAASRRADGSVPALLRGLVRPRTRRAAGGLTRASEGAGTAADLLARLSGQSAGEREGTLVELLRGEVGMVLGYSSADLVPLDGTFRELGFDSLTAVELRNRIESSTGTRLRVTTVFDYPTVNELAGHLAEEIAIPESDGPLAAAKPVAQQASPADDIVVSLYAEAVIAGRAEDAVTMLSSAARLLPHFTDAESAGRPKIALLTEGATRPALACIVPPIAPMIDTAYALFAQGLPEPREVSAVRPLGFVAGEPLPADLPSLFRVYGDMLLEESGIDPVAVVGHSSGGWIAYGVAAYLCGIGRPPAALVLLDTSWPGEFEIGVQRDFMRAQAKRHELGSDDGASLGHQLIAMGGYLRMFDDWKPQLIEVPSLLVRAAEYMTGAAKPDEVLRANDGTVRDVASVPGNHFSMMSKHPVETATAVHTWLEDVL; encoded by the coding sequence ATGCCTGAGGACCAGAAGCTCGTCGAGTATTTCAAGCGCGTCACGGCCGACCTCTATGAGACCCGTGAGCGGCTGCGCGAGGCCGAGGAGCGTGACACCGAGCCGATCGCGATCATCGGCATGGCGTGCCGTTTCCCCGGAGGCGTTCGGTCGCCCGAGGACCTGTGGCAGCTGGTGGTCGACGGCGTTGACGCCGTGTCCCCGTTCCCGGCCGACCGTGGCTGGGACGTCGACGCCCTCTACGATCCAGACCCCGAACGGACCGGCACGGCGTACGTGCGCGAGGGCGGTTTCCTGGACGCGGCCGACGCCTTCGACCCGGTGTTCTTCGGGATCAGCCCGCGTGAGGCAAATGCCATGGACCCGCAGCACCGCCTGCTGCTGACCACCGGCTGGGAGGCGCTCGAACGGGCCGGCCTCGACCCGACGGGGCTGCGGGGCAGCCGTACCGGCGTCTTCGCTGGCGTCACCCACAACGACTACATCTCCCGGCTCGGGACCGCCCCCGAAGGGTACGAGGGCCAGCTGCTCACCGGCGGCGCCGTGAGCGTGGCGGCCGGTCGTGTGTCGTACACGTTCGGCTTCGAGGGCCCAGCGGTCGCGATCGACACAGCTTGCTCCTCCTCGCTGGTGTCACTGCACCTGGCCGCCCGGTCGCTGCGGTCCGGCGAGAGCACCCTGGCCCTGGCCGGTGGCGCGACCGTGATGGCCACCCCGTCGACGTTCATTGAGTTCAGCCGACAGCGCGGGCTGGCGGCGGACGGCCGGTGCAAACCGTTCGACGAGTCGGCCGACGGTACGTCGATGGGCGAGGGGGCGGGCTGGTTGGTGCTCGAACGGCTCTCCGACGCGCACCGCAACGGACATGAGGTGCTCGCGGTGGTGCGCGGCTCGGCGATCAACCAGGACGGGGCCTCGAACGGGCTGACCGCCCCGAGTGGCCCCTCGCAACAACGGCTCATCCGCCAGGCGCTGGCGGGCGCGGGACTCGCCGCCCGCCAGGTCGACGTGGTCGAGGCGCACGGCACCGGCACCGCGCTCGGGGATCCGATCGAGGCGCAGTCCCTGCTGGCAACGTACGGTCGGGATCGGCAACGCCCCCTGTGGATCGGCTCCGTGAAGTCCAACATCGGACACGCGCAGGCCGCCGCTGGTGTCGCAGGGATCATCAAGACCGTTATGTCGATGCGCCACGGGGTGCTGCCCCGCACGTTGCACCTACAGGCTCCGACCAGCCGTGTCGACTGGTCCGCGGGCTCGGTGGAGCCGTTGCGGGAGGCACAGCCGTGGCCGGAGACCGGCGAGCCGCGCCGGGCGGGTGTCTCCGCTTTCGGGGCAAGCGGGACGAATGCACACATCATTCTGGAGCAGGCGTCGCGGCCACAGGTGCGGGCCGCCGCGGCCGCACCGCCGGTGGTGCCGGTCGTCCCATGGGTGCTGTCGGCCAGGTCGGAGCAGGCGTTGCGGGACCAGGCGCAGCGTCTGCTGACCCATGTGACAGTCCACCCGGAGCTGTCCCCGGCCGATGTCGGCTTCGCACTGGTGACCAGGAGGGCCGGGTTCGAGCACCGGGGCGTGATCCTGGGCGCGAGTCGTGACGATCTGTCGCGTGGTGTGGCGGCGCTGGCCGCCGGCAAAACGGCACCGGGAGTCGTGACTGGTCGCGCGTCCAATGGGCTGGGCGTGTTGTTCACCGGACAGGGTGCCCAGCGTGCCCGGATGGGATACGAGCTGTACCAGGCCTTTCCCGTGTTCGCCGCCGCCTACGACGCGGCGTGCGAACTGTTGCGTCCGGGATTGAAGGACGTGGTGTTCGCCGGTGGGCCCGAACTGGCCGGGACCGGGTGGGCGCAGCCGGCGTTGTTCGCCTTCGAGGTCGCGCTGTTCCGGCTGTTCGAGTCGTGGGGAGTGCGCCCGGACCTGGTCGGTGGGCACTCTGTGGGCGAGATCGCCGCCGCACACGTGGCGGGGATGCTGTCGCTGCAGGACGCTGCCCGGCTGGTGAGCGCGCGTGCCGAGTTGATGCATGCGCTGCCCTCCGGCGGCGTGATGGTGGCGGTGTCGGCTCCCGAGGACGAGGTACGTGGGCTGCTTGTCGAACGCCACGGTGTGGACATCGCAGCGGTGAACGGGCCCGCCGCGGTAGTGCTTGCCGGTGCAGCGGAACCGGTGGGTGAGGTCGTCGGGGTGCTCGCTGGGCGTGGGCACAAGACCAGAGCCCTGACCGTCAGTCACGCGTTCCACTCACCGTTGATGGAGCCGATGCTCGAAGAGTTCGCTGCGGTGTTGCGCACGCTGACGTTCAGACAGCCGGCGATCGGCCTGGTTTCGATGCTCAGCGGCACGGTCGGGGATCCGGAGATGGCGTCACCGGAATACTGGGTGCGGCATGCCCGCGCGACGGTCCGCTTTGCCGACGGAATCCGGGCTGCCGCCGACATCGGCTGTGACACCTTCCTCGAACTGGGCCCGGATGCGGTGCTCGCCGGGATGGGACGCGAGTGCCTGCCCGAGGCACAGTGGCTCCCGTCCGTACGCGCCAACCGGCCGGAGGTCCCCCACGTGCTGGAGGCGGTCGCGCGGGCGGCCGCCCGGGGCGCGCCGGTCGACTGGGTGTCCTGGCTGCCGGGCGCGCGGGTAGCCGACCTGCCCACATACGCGTTCCAGGAGGAGCGGTTCTGGCTCGACGACCCGAATCCCCGCGGGGACGCCACGGCGCTAGGCCTACAGGCGACCGGCCACCCCCTGGTCACCGCGGAAATCGCGCTACCCGCCGCGGAGAGCGTTCTGCTCACCGGGCGGCTCTCCCGGCACAGCCACCCGTGGGTGGCCGATCACAGTGTCGCGGACACCGTCCTGGTGCCGGGTACGGCGCTGGTGGAGCTGGCCTTCCGCGCAGGCGAGGTGGCCGGGTGCGGCCGGATCGAGGATCTCACCTTTCAGACGCCGCTGACCATGCCCGTGACCGGTGGCATGCTGCTACAGGTCGTTGTCGGTGCTCCCGGTGAGGGCGGTGTCCGGGAGGTGACCGTTCACTCACGGCCCGAGTCGGCGGAGGATGCCCTGGAGGAGGAGTGGACCTGCCACGCGACCGGGCTGCTCGGCCCGGTGGCGACCACCGTCGCGGATGCCTCGCCCGGCCCGTGGCCGCCGGCGGATGCCCAGCCGCTGGCCATCGGCGACTTCTACCCACGGCTCGCCGAGGCCGGCTACCACTACGGCCCGGCGTTCCAGGGCCTGACCTCGGCCTGGCAGCGCGACGACGACGTGTACGCCGAGGTCGCCCTGCCCGCTGCGGCGGCGGGGGACGCAGGCCGCTTCGGCATCCACCCGGCCCTGCTCGACGCGGCCCTGCACGGGATGCTCGCCCCGACCGGCGAGCGGATGACGGATCACGGCCCGACCCGGCTCCCGTTCGCCTGGACGGGCGTGCAGTTGCACGCGGCCGGTGCCACAGCCGTGCGGGCGACGCTGACGACGGTCTCCGCCGACTCGGTTGCCGTGCGCCTGTACGACGCAACGGGCGGCCTGGTGCTGACCGCCGACTCGATCGTCTCGCGGGAGGTTACCGCCGATCAGCTGACGCCGTCGCAGGCCCGCGGACACCACCGGTCGTTGTTTCGGCCGGAGTGGGTGCCGTTCCCCGTGCCCGGGGCCCGGGCCGGCGAGGGCCGCTGGGCCTCGCTGGGCGACACCACGGTCACCCGTGCCCTGTCCGCCTCGGGCACGCCGATCCGTCCTCTGTCGAGCTGGCGGGCAGTGTCCGACTTCGTCGCGGGAGGCGCCACCGCTCCTGATGTCATCGTGTACGCCCTCGATGGTGTGACGGTAGCTGGGGACACCGTCGCCGCTCAGGTCCGGTCCGTGACCGCCGAGGTGCTGGACGTCGTGCAGTCGTGGCTGGCCGACGAGCGGTTCGGTGCCACCCGGATGGTCGTGGTGACCCGCAACGGTGTCGTGGTGGAGGGCACCGAGACGCCCGACCTGGTCCACGCCCCACTGTGGGGGCTGTTGCGCTCGGCCCAGTCGGAGAACCCGGACCGGTTGCTGCTCGTGGACGTCGACGACACCGCGGAGTCCGCCTCGTTGCTGTCGGTCGTGGTCACCACGGCCATGGCGGCGGGGGAGCCCCAGGTGGCCGTGCGCGCTGGACAGGTCAGCGTCGCCCGGTTGGCTCGGATGCCGATCGGCGGGTTGCTTGATGTGCCTGGTGGTGTGTGGCGGCTTGGGGTGGGTGAGGTGGGGGTGTTGGAGGGTTTGGTGTTGGAGGGGGTTGAGGTTGTGGCGTTGGGGGTGGGGGAGGTGCGGGTGGCTGTGCGTGCGGGTGGTGTGAATTTTCGGGATGTGTTGATGGCGTTGGGTGTGTATCCGGGTGAGCCGAGTCTTGGTGCTGAGGGTGCGGGTGTGGTGGTTGAGGTTGGTCCGGGGGTGTCGGGGTTGGGGGTGGGTGATCGGGTGTTTGGTGTGTTTGGTGGGGCGTTTGGTTCGGTTGTGGTGGCTGATCGTCGTGGGTTGGTGCGGATTCCGTGTGGTTGGTCGTTTGAGCAGGCTGCTGCGGTGCCGGTGGCGTTTTTGACGGCGTGGTATGGGTTGGTGGATTTGGCGGGGTTGCGTCGTGGTCAGTCGGTGTTGATTCATGCGGCTGCTGGTGGTGTGGGTATGGCTGCTGTTCAGGTGGCGCGGTTTTTGGGTGCGGAGGTGTATGCGACTGCGAGTCCTTGGAAGTGGGGGGAGGTTGAGGCGTTGGGGGTTGCGGGGGATCGGTTGGCGTCGTCGCGGACGTTGGAGTTTGCGGATCGGTTTCCGAAGGTTGATGTGGTGCTTAATTCGTTGACTGGTGAGTTTGTTGATGCGTCGCTTGGTTTGTTGGTGTCGGGTGGGTGTTTTTTGGAGATGGGTGTGGCTGATGTGCGGGAGGGGGTGGGTGTTGGTTATCGGCCGTTTCAGTTGTTGGAGGCTGGTTATGATCGTTTGGGGGAGATGTTGGTGGAGCTTGTGGGTTTGTTTTCGGTGGGGGAGTTGGTGTTGCCGCCGGTGCGGGTGTGGGATGTGCGGCGTGCGGTGGAGGCGTTTCGTTTTGTGTCGCAGGCTCGGCATGTGGGCAAGGTGGTGTTGCGGATGCCGCGGGTGGTGGATCCGGATGGGACGGTGTTGATTACTGGGGCGTCGGGGATGTTGGGTGGTGTTGCGGCTCGTTATGTGGTGGGTCGGGGTGTGCGTCGTGTGTTGTTGGTGAGTCGTGGTGGTGTGTCTGGTGAGTTGGTGGCGGAGTTGCGGGGGGCGGGTGCGGTGGTGACGGTGGTGGAGTGTGATGTGGCTGATCGGGGGGTGTTGGCTGGGGTGCTTGCGGGGGTGCCGGTTGAGCATCCGTTGACGGCGGTGGTGCATACCGCCGGCACACTCGACGACGGCGTGATCGGCTCGCTCACCCCCGAACGACTCGACACCGCGATGCGTCCCAAGGTGGACGGCACCGTGCACCTGCACGAGCTCACCGCCGACGCCGACCTGGCCGTCTTCGCGATGTACTCGTCAGCGGCCGGCGTACTCGGCACCCCGGGTCAGGGCGGGTACAACGCCGCCAACACCTTCATCGACGCCTTCGCCGCCTGGCGCCGGGGCCAGGGCTTGCCGGCGACGTCACTGGCATGGGGCATGTGGGGCCCGGCCGGTGCGATGTCCGGGAATCTCAGCGCGGCCGACCAGGCCCGGATGAGCCGGGGCGGCATCAGCCCGCTCGGGGCCGAGGAGGGCATGGCGCTGTTCGACGCGGCGCTCGCCGCCGATGAGCCGGTGGCCGTGCCGATCCGGATGAACCCGGCGGCCTCCCGGCGGGCCGATGGCAGCGTCCCCGCACTGCTGCGCGGCCTGGTCCGGCCCCGAACCAGGCGGGCGGCCGGCGGGCTCACCCGGGCGTCGGAAGGCGCGGGGACCGCCGCCGACCTGCTGGCCCGGTTGTCCGGGCAGAGCGCCGGGGAGCGCGAGGGCACGCTCGTCGAGTTGCTGCGCGGTGAGGTGGGGATGGTGCTCGGCTACTCGTCGGCCGACCTCGTCCCGCTTGACGGCACGTTCCGTGAGCTGGGCTTCGATTCGCTGACCGCGGTCGAGTTGCGCAACCGGATCGAGTCGTCGACCGGCACGCGCCTCAGGGTGACCACGGTCTTCGACTACCCCACCGTCAACGAGCTGGCCGGGCACCTGGCTGAGGAGATCGCCATCCCCGAGTCCGACGGACCGCTGGCGGCGGCGAAACCCGTGGCGCAGCAGGCGAGCCCTGCCGACGACATCGTGGTCTCGCTCTACGCCGAGGCCGTGATCGCCGGGCGCGCCGAGGACGCGGTCACCATGCTGTCGTCCGCGGCCCGGCTGCTGCCGCACTTCACCGACGCCGAGTCGGCCGGGCGGCCCAAGATCGCACTGCTGACCGAGGGTGCTACCCGGCCGGCGTTGGCCTGCATCGTGCCGCCGATCGCACCGATGATCGATACCGCGTACGCGCTGTTCGCACAGGGACTGCCCGAGCCACGGGAGGTCAGTGCGGTCCGACCGCTCGGGTTCGTCGCGGGAGAGCCCTTGCCGGCCGACCTGCCGAGCCTGTTCCGCGTCTACGGCGACATGCTGCTGGAGGAGTCCGGCATCGACCCCGTGGCGGTCGTCGGGCACTCGTCCGGTGGCTGGATCGCGTACGGCGTCGCCGCGTACCTGTGTGGAATCGGCCGGCCCCCCGCGGCACTGGTCCTGCTGGACACGTCCTGGCCGGGCGAGTTCGAGATCGGCGTGCAGCGCGACTTCATGCGCGCGCAGGCCAAGCGGCACGAGCTCGGATCCGACGACGGTGCCTCACTCGGCCACCAGCTTATCGCGATGGGCGGCTACCTGCGCATGTTCGATGACTGGAAACCGCAGCTCATCGAGGTGCCCAGCTTGCTCGTACGGGCGGCCGAGTACATGACCGGTGCGGCCAAGCCCGACGAGGTGTTGCGGGCCAACGACGGCACGGTCCGGGACGTCGCCAGCGTGCCCGGCAACCACTTCAGCATGATGTCGAAACACCCGGTGGAGACGGCGACCGCCGTCCACACGTGGCTCGAGGACGTGCTCTGA